A section of the Humulus lupulus chromosome 2, drHumLupu1.1, whole genome shotgun sequence genome encodes:
- the LOC133816923 gene encoding AP-2 complex subunit alpha-1-like isoform X1 has translation MALSGMRGLSVFISDIRNCQNKEQERLRVDKELGNVRTRFKNEKQGLSPYEKKKYVWKMLYIYMLGYDVDFGHMEAVSLISAPKYPEKQVGYIVTSCLLNENHDFLRLAINTVRNDIIGRNETFQCLALTMVGNIGGREFAESLAPDVQKLLLSSSARPLVRKKAALCLLRLYRKNPDVVNVDGWADRMAQLLDERDLGVLTSSTSLLVALVANNHEAYWSCLPKCVKILERLARNQDVPQEYTYYGIPSPWLQVKAMRALQYFPTIEDPNTRRSLFEVLQRILMGTDVVKNVNKNNASHAVLFEALALVMHLDAEKEMMSQCVALLGKFIAVREPNIRYLGLENMTRMLMVTDVQEIIKRHQAQIITSLKDPDISIRRRALDLLYGMCDVSNAKDIVEELLQYLSTAEFAMREELSLKAAILAEKFAPDLSWYVDVILQLIDKAGDFVSDDIWFRVVQFVTNNEDLQSYAAIKAREYLDKPAIHETMVKVSAYLLGEFGHLLSRRPGCSPKELFSIIHEKLPAVSTSTIPILLSTYAKILMHTQPPDPELQSQIWAILSKYESCIDVEIQQRAAEYLSLSRKGAALMDILSEMPKFPERQSSLIRKAEDTEVDTAEQSALKLRAQQQVSTALVVTDQRPANGTPFAGQLTLVKVPSMSSNTDVSSADQGLSQTNGVLTTVDPEPPSADLLGDLLGPLAIEGPPPSDNVESRQNIVSGLEGDNAGDASAIVPVDDPQSSVEPIGNTAERFMALCLKDSGVLYEDPHIQIGIKADWRLYQGRLVLFLGNKNTTPLVSVQAVILPPSHLKIELSLVPDTIPPRAQVQCPLEVVNLRPSRDVAVLDFSYKFGNNMANVKLRLPAVLNKFLQPIMVSAEEFFPQWRSLSGPPLKLQEVVRGVRPLSLLEMTNLFNSFRLMVCPGLDPNPNNLVASTTYYSESTQAMLCLVRIETDPADRTQLRMTLASGDPALTFELKEFIKEQLVSIPIAQRAPSPQVPPAPPAAQPTRPAAALSDPGAMLAGLL, from the exons CAGGGTTTGTCACCTTATGAAAAGAAGAAGTATGTTTGGAAAATGCTTTACATTTACATGTTGGGTTATGATGTGGATTTTGGTCACATGGAAGCTGTTTCTCTAATATCTGCACCAAAGTATCCAGAGAAGCAG GTTGGGTACATTGTGACATCATGTTTACTAAATGAGAACCATGACTTTCTGAGGTTAGCCATAAATACAGTGCGCAATGATATTATTGGCCGCAATGAAACTTTCCAATGTCTAGCATTGACAATG GTTGGGAATATTGGTGGAAGAGAATTTGCTGAGTCATTAGCACCTGATGTGCAGAAGTTACTT CTATCTAGCAGTGCCAGACCTCTTGTAAGAAAGAAAGCTGCTTTGTGTCTGCTGCGTTTGTACAGGAAAAATCCTGATGTAGTCAATGTAGATGGAtg ggCGGATCGTATGGCTCAGCTTTTGGATGAGCGTGATCTTGGTGTTTTGACATCCTCAACAAGCCTTCTTGTTGCCCTTGTTGCAAATAACCATGAAGCGTACTGGAGCTGTCTTCCAAAATGTGTTAAAATACTTGAGCGACTTGCTAGAAATCAGGATGTTCCACAAGAGTACACATACTACGGTATCCCATCTCCCTGGCTTCAG GTTAAGGCAATGAGGGCTCTTCAGTATTTTCCTACAATTGAAGATCCAAATACGAGAAGATCATTATTTGAG GTCTTACAACGGATATTGATGGGGACTGATGTTGTGAAAAATGTGAACAAGAATAATGCATCGCATGCCGTTCTCTTTGAAGCCCTTGCTCTT GTTATGCATCTAGATGCTGAAAAAGAGATGATGTCTCAGTGTGTTGCATTGCTTGGAAAGTTTATAGCTGTACGAGAACCAAACATTCGATATCTTGGGTTG GAGAATATGACACGTATGTTGATGGTGACAGACGTGCAAGAAATAATTAAAAGACATCAAGCTCAGATTATCACCTCATTGAAGGATCCTGACATCAG TATTCGTAGGCGAGCCCTTGACTTGCTTTATGGTATGTGTGATGTTTCAAATGCAAAGGACATAGTGGAAGAATTATTGCAG taTCTTAGCACGGCAGAATTTGCAATGCGTGAAGAATTGTCCCTTAAAGCTGCTATTCTTGCAGAAAAGTTTGCCCCTGATCTTTCATG GTACGTTGATGTGATTCTTCAATTGATTGACAAGGCTGGAGATTTTGTGAGTGATGATATTTGGTTTCGAGTTGTGCAATTTGTTACAAACAATGAAGACCTACAG TCATATGCAGCAATAAAAGCCAGAGAGTATCTTGACAAGCCAGCAATACATGAGACGATGGTTAAG GTAAGTGCATATCTTCTTGGAGAATTTGGCCACCTTTTGTCCAGGCGGCCTGGGTGTAGTCCAAAGGAATTGTTTAGCATTATACATGAGAAGCTTCCTGCTGTATC aacTTCTACAATACCTATTCTTCTTTCCACATATGCTAAGATCTTGATGCATACTCAACCTCCAGATCCAGAACTACAGAGTCAGATTTGGGCAATATTGAGCAA ATACGAGAGCTGCATTGATGTTGAGATACAACAGAGAGCTGCTGAGTATCTATCCTTGAGTAGAAAAGGTGCAGCTCTGATGGATATATTGTCTGAAATGCCCAAGTTCCCTGAGAGACAG TCATCTTTGATAAGGAAGGCTGAGGATACTGAAGTTGATACTGCTGAACAAAGTGCTCTCAAGTTGCGGGCCCAGCAGCAAGTGTCAACTGCTTTGGTTGTAACTGACCAACGTCCTGCAAATGGGACTCCATTTGCCGGTCAGCTTACTCTTGTAAAAGTTCCTAGTATGAGCAGTAATACG GATGTCAGTTCTGCTGATCAAGGATTGTCTCAGACAAATGGGGTCTTGACTACAGTTGACCCTGAACCACCTTCAGCTGATCTCCTTGGTGATCTCTTGGGTCCTCTGGCTATTGAAGGTCCTCCTCCATCAGATAATGTCGAATCTCGACAAAACATAGTCTCTGGGTTGGAAGGTGATAATGCAGGGGATGCCTCGGCCATAGTGCCTGTTGATGATCCCCAGAGTTCCGTAGAG CCTATAGGAAATACTGCTGAAAGATTTATGGCTTTGTGCTTGAAAGATAGTGGTGTTCTCTACGAAGATCCTCATATTCAG ATTGGCATAAAAGCAGATTGGCGATTATATCAAGGTCGTCTCGTTCTTTTCTTGGGCAACAAGAATACTACTCCGCTTGTTTCAGTTCAGGCTGTAATATTACCTCCATCCCATTTAAAGATAGAGCTCTCATTGGTACCAGACACTATTCCTCCCAGGGCACAG GTAcaatgccctcttgaagttgTGAATCTCCGCCCTAGCAGGGATGTAGCGGTTCTTGACTTCTCCTACAAGTTTGGTAACAATATG GCCAATGTCAAGCTTCGTCTCCCAGCCGTATTAAATAAATTCCTTCAGCCTATAATGGTGTCTGCAGAAGAGTTTTTCCCTCAATGGAGATCACTTTCAGGACCACCTTTGAAGCTACAAGAAGTG GTTAGAGGCGTAAGACCACTATCTCTTCTGGAAATGACCAACTTATTTAATAGTTTCCGGCTAATGGTTTGTCCAGGGCTT GATCCAAATCCAAACAATCTCGTTGCAAGCACAACATATTATTCAGAAAGTACGCAGGCCATGCTGTGTTTG GTTAGAATTGAAACAGATCCAGCTGATAGGACTCAGTTGCGTATGACACTTGCCTCGGGAGACCCTGCACTGACATTTGA GTTGAAGGAGTTCATCAAGGAACAATTAGTAAGCATACCAATAGCTCAGCGTGCACCATCTCCACAGGTGCCACCAGCACCTCCAGCGGCTCAACCGACCAGGCCAGCTGCAGCATTATCAGACCCTGGCGCTATGCTGGCTGGCTTGCTGTGA
- the LOC133816923 gene encoding AP-2 complex subunit alpha-1-like isoform X2 has translation MALSGMRGLSVFISDIRNCQNKEQERLRVDKELGNVRTRFKNEKGLSPYEKKKYVWKMLYIYMLGYDVDFGHMEAVSLISAPKYPEKQVGYIVTSCLLNENHDFLRLAINTVRNDIIGRNETFQCLALTMVGNIGGREFAESLAPDVQKLLLSSSARPLVRKKAALCLLRLYRKNPDVVNVDGWADRMAQLLDERDLGVLTSSTSLLVALVANNHEAYWSCLPKCVKILERLARNQDVPQEYTYYGIPSPWLQVKAMRALQYFPTIEDPNTRRSLFEVLQRILMGTDVVKNVNKNNASHAVLFEALALVMHLDAEKEMMSQCVALLGKFIAVREPNIRYLGLENMTRMLMVTDVQEIIKRHQAQIITSLKDPDISIRRRALDLLYGMCDVSNAKDIVEELLQYLSTAEFAMREELSLKAAILAEKFAPDLSWYVDVILQLIDKAGDFVSDDIWFRVVQFVTNNEDLQSYAAIKAREYLDKPAIHETMVKVSAYLLGEFGHLLSRRPGCSPKELFSIIHEKLPAVSTSTIPILLSTYAKILMHTQPPDPELQSQIWAILSKYESCIDVEIQQRAAEYLSLSRKGAALMDILSEMPKFPERQSSLIRKAEDTEVDTAEQSALKLRAQQQVSTALVVTDQRPANGTPFAGQLTLVKVPSMSSNTDVSSADQGLSQTNGVLTTVDPEPPSADLLGDLLGPLAIEGPPPSDNVESRQNIVSGLEGDNAGDASAIVPVDDPQSSVEPIGNTAERFMALCLKDSGVLYEDPHIQIGIKADWRLYQGRLVLFLGNKNTTPLVSVQAVILPPSHLKIELSLVPDTIPPRAQVQCPLEVVNLRPSRDVAVLDFSYKFGNNMANVKLRLPAVLNKFLQPIMVSAEEFFPQWRSLSGPPLKLQEVVRGVRPLSLLEMTNLFNSFRLMVCPGLDPNPNNLVASTTYYSESTQAMLCLVRIETDPADRTQLRMTLASGDPALTFELKEFIKEQLVSIPIAQRAPSPQVPPAPPAAQPTRPAAALSDPGAMLAGLL, from the exons GGTTTGTCACCTTATGAAAAGAAGAAGTATGTTTGGAAAATGCTTTACATTTACATGTTGGGTTATGATGTGGATTTTGGTCACATGGAAGCTGTTTCTCTAATATCTGCACCAAAGTATCCAGAGAAGCAG GTTGGGTACATTGTGACATCATGTTTACTAAATGAGAACCATGACTTTCTGAGGTTAGCCATAAATACAGTGCGCAATGATATTATTGGCCGCAATGAAACTTTCCAATGTCTAGCATTGACAATG GTTGGGAATATTGGTGGAAGAGAATTTGCTGAGTCATTAGCACCTGATGTGCAGAAGTTACTT CTATCTAGCAGTGCCAGACCTCTTGTAAGAAAGAAAGCTGCTTTGTGTCTGCTGCGTTTGTACAGGAAAAATCCTGATGTAGTCAATGTAGATGGAtg ggCGGATCGTATGGCTCAGCTTTTGGATGAGCGTGATCTTGGTGTTTTGACATCCTCAACAAGCCTTCTTGTTGCCCTTGTTGCAAATAACCATGAAGCGTACTGGAGCTGTCTTCCAAAATGTGTTAAAATACTTGAGCGACTTGCTAGAAATCAGGATGTTCCACAAGAGTACACATACTACGGTATCCCATCTCCCTGGCTTCAG GTTAAGGCAATGAGGGCTCTTCAGTATTTTCCTACAATTGAAGATCCAAATACGAGAAGATCATTATTTGAG GTCTTACAACGGATATTGATGGGGACTGATGTTGTGAAAAATGTGAACAAGAATAATGCATCGCATGCCGTTCTCTTTGAAGCCCTTGCTCTT GTTATGCATCTAGATGCTGAAAAAGAGATGATGTCTCAGTGTGTTGCATTGCTTGGAAAGTTTATAGCTGTACGAGAACCAAACATTCGATATCTTGGGTTG GAGAATATGACACGTATGTTGATGGTGACAGACGTGCAAGAAATAATTAAAAGACATCAAGCTCAGATTATCACCTCATTGAAGGATCCTGACATCAG TATTCGTAGGCGAGCCCTTGACTTGCTTTATGGTATGTGTGATGTTTCAAATGCAAAGGACATAGTGGAAGAATTATTGCAG taTCTTAGCACGGCAGAATTTGCAATGCGTGAAGAATTGTCCCTTAAAGCTGCTATTCTTGCAGAAAAGTTTGCCCCTGATCTTTCATG GTACGTTGATGTGATTCTTCAATTGATTGACAAGGCTGGAGATTTTGTGAGTGATGATATTTGGTTTCGAGTTGTGCAATTTGTTACAAACAATGAAGACCTACAG TCATATGCAGCAATAAAAGCCAGAGAGTATCTTGACAAGCCAGCAATACATGAGACGATGGTTAAG GTAAGTGCATATCTTCTTGGAGAATTTGGCCACCTTTTGTCCAGGCGGCCTGGGTGTAGTCCAAAGGAATTGTTTAGCATTATACATGAGAAGCTTCCTGCTGTATC aacTTCTACAATACCTATTCTTCTTTCCACATATGCTAAGATCTTGATGCATACTCAACCTCCAGATCCAGAACTACAGAGTCAGATTTGGGCAATATTGAGCAA ATACGAGAGCTGCATTGATGTTGAGATACAACAGAGAGCTGCTGAGTATCTATCCTTGAGTAGAAAAGGTGCAGCTCTGATGGATATATTGTCTGAAATGCCCAAGTTCCCTGAGAGACAG TCATCTTTGATAAGGAAGGCTGAGGATACTGAAGTTGATACTGCTGAACAAAGTGCTCTCAAGTTGCGGGCCCAGCAGCAAGTGTCAACTGCTTTGGTTGTAACTGACCAACGTCCTGCAAATGGGACTCCATTTGCCGGTCAGCTTACTCTTGTAAAAGTTCCTAGTATGAGCAGTAATACG GATGTCAGTTCTGCTGATCAAGGATTGTCTCAGACAAATGGGGTCTTGACTACAGTTGACCCTGAACCACCTTCAGCTGATCTCCTTGGTGATCTCTTGGGTCCTCTGGCTATTGAAGGTCCTCCTCCATCAGATAATGTCGAATCTCGACAAAACATAGTCTCTGGGTTGGAAGGTGATAATGCAGGGGATGCCTCGGCCATAGTGCCTGTTGATGATCCCCAGAGTTCCGTAGAG CCTATAGGAAATACTGCTGAAAGATTTATGGCTTTGTGCTTGAAAGATAGTGGTGTTCTCTACGAAGATCCTCATATTCAG ATTGGCATAAAAGCAGATTGGCGATTATATCAAGGTCGTCTCGTTCTTTTCTTGGGCAACAAGAATACTACTCCGCTTGTTTCAGTTCAGGCTGTAATATTACCTCCATCCCATTTAAAGATAGAGCTCTCATTGGTACCAGACACTATTCCTCCCAGGGCACAG GTAcaatgccctcttgaagttgTGAATCTCCGCCCTAGCAGGGATGTAGCGGTTCTTGACTTCTCCTACAAGTTTGGTAACAATATG GCCAATGTCAAGCTTCGTCTCCCAGCCGTATTAAATAAATTCCTTCAGCCTATAATGGTGTCTGCAGAAGAGTTTTTCCCTCAATGGAGATCACTTTCAGGACCACCTTTGAAGCTACAAGAAGTG GTTAGAGGCGTAAGACCACTATCTCTTCTGGAAATGACCAACTTATTTAATAGTTTCCGGCTAATGGTTTGTCCAGGGCTT GATCCAAATCCAAACAATCTCGTTGCAAGCACAACATATTATTCAGAAAGTACGCAGGCCATGCTGTGTTTG GTTAGAATTGAAACAGATCCAGCTGATAGGACTCAGTTGCGTATGACACTTGCCTCGGGAGACCCTGCACTGACATTTGA GTTGAAGGAGTTCATCAAGGAACAATTAGTAAGCATACCAATAGCTCAGCGTGCACCATCTCCACAGGTGCCACCAGCACCTCCAGCGGCTCAACCGACCAGGCCAGCTGCAGCATTATCAGACCCTGGCGCTATGCTGGCTGGCTTGCTGTGA
- the LOC133816924 gene encoding 2-oxoglutarate-dependent dioxygenase DAO-like encodes MENGDDENEVINNIDTNSHSDSDSKSTVPVIDMREFGDLSDSEKAYEKLREACEEWGCFRIINHGISPALMSEMKTVVRSLLDLPAEIKQRNTDVIAGSGYMAPSPVNPLYEALGLYDLGSPEALRSFFDQLDASPYQRDVIEKYAKGVHEMAMDMGRKLAKSLGVKSDLFKGWTCQFRINKYNFNPQSVGSSGVQLHTDSGFLTVLQEDENVGGLEVMNKNGEFVAVEPCPGTLLLNLGDVARAWSNGRFCNVKHRVQCKEAAVRVSIASFLLGPKDETVEAPQELVDSEHPRLYLPFSYEDYRSLRLSKKLHAGEALQLIQAHIA; translated from the exons atggagAACGGTGACGATGAAAATGAAGTGATTAATAATATTGATACGAATAGtcatagtgatagtgatagtaaGAGTACTGTTCCGGTGATTGATATGAGAGAGTTTGGAGACTTATCAGATTCAGAAAAAGCTTACGAGAAACTGAGAGAAGCTTGTGAGGAATGGGGTTGTTTCAGGATCATCAACCATGGAATCTCTCCAGCTTTGATGTCGGAGATGAAGACCGTCGTCCGGTCTCTGCTTGATCTTCCGGCGGAGATCAAGCAGAGAAATACTGACGTCATCGCCGGAAGTGGGTACATGGCGCCGTCGCCGGTGAACCCTCTATACGAAGCCTTAGGCCTCTACGATTTGGGCTCGCCGGAGGCCCTTCGCTCCTTTTTTGATCAGTTGGATGCCTCTCCTTACCAaag AGATGTAATTGAAAAGTATGCTAAAGGAGTACATGAGATGGCCATGGACATGGGAAGAAAGTTAGCAAAGAGCCTTGGTGTAAAAAGTGATCTATTCAAGGGATGGACTTGCCAATTCAGAATAAACAAGTACAATTTCAACCCACAATCAGTGGGATCTTCTGGGGTACAACTACACACAGATTCTGGTTTCTTGACTGTTCTTCAAGAAGATGAAAATGTTGGAGGACTTGAGGTCATGAACAAGAATGGTGAGTTTGTGGCTGTTGAGCCTTGCCCGGGAACTCTACTACTCAATCTTGGGGATGTTGCTAGGGCATGGAGCAATGGCAGGTTCTGCAATGTGAAGCACAGAGTACAATGCAAAGAAGCAGCAGTTAGAGTATCAATAGCTTCATTTCTTTTGGGACCAAAAGATGAAACGGTGGAAGCCCCTCAGGAGCTGGTGGATAGTGAACACCCTCGTCTCTATCTCCCTTTCAGTTATGAAGATTACAGGAGTCTCAGACTGTCCAAGAAATTGCATGCTGGTGAAGCCCTTCAACTCATACAAGCACATATTGCCTAG
- the LOC133816925 gene encoding 2-oxoglutarate-dependent dioxygenase DAO-like codes for MAELEDEEMMMSSNSRRRSVPVIDLREFEDEKAYTKLREACEEWGCFRIINHSIPLDLMSQMKTVVRSLLDLPPEIKARNTDAIAGSGYVAPSPANPLYEALGLYDFGSPEALRCFCDQLDVSPHQREIIERYGRAVYGLGLEIGRKMGKSLGLERDVFKGWPSQFRINKYNFSDLTLGSSGVQIHTDNSFLTILQEDEDVGGLELITKNGEFVAVDPCPGTLLLNLGDIATVWSNGRFYNVKHRVVCKEATIRVSIASFMLGPKEEAVEAPEELVDSEHPRLYLPFHYEHYRKLRLSTKLRAGEALQLLRPSPHNNTN; via the exons ATGGCAGAACTAGAAGATGAAGAAATGATGATGAGTAGTAATAGCAGAAGAAGAAGTGTTCCAGTGATTGATCTGAGAGAGTTTGAAGATGAAAAAGCTTACACAAAACTGAGAGAAGCTTGTGAAGAATGGGGTTGTTTTAGGATCATCAACCATTCTATACCGTTGGATCTCATGTCGCAGATGAAGACCGTCGTCCGATCACTACTCGATCTTCCGCCGGAGATCAAGGCCAGGAACACCGACGCCATCGCCGGAAGTGGCTACGTGGCTCCTTCTCCGGCCAACCCTCTCTACGAGGCCTTGGGACTCTATGATTTTGGCTCGCCGGAGGCTCTTCGTTGCTTTTGTGATCAATTGGATGTCTCTCCCCACCAAAG AGAGATAATAGAAAGGTATGGTAGAGCAGTGTATGGATTGGGATTGGAGATTGGGAGAAAAATGGGCAAGAGTTTGGGTTTGGAGAGAGATGTGTTCAAAGGGTGGCCCTCACAGTTCAGAATAAACAAGTATAATTTCAGTGATCTCACATTGGGTTCTTCTGGGGTCCAAATTCATACTGATAATAGCTTCTTGACCATTCTTCAAGAAGATGAAGATGTTGGAGGACTTGAACTCATCACCAAAAATGGTGAGTTTGTGGCTGTGGATCCTTGTCCTGGCACCCTCTTGCTCAATCTTGGTGACATTGCAACG GTATGGAGCAATGGGAGGTTCTACAATGTGAAGCATAGAGTAGTTTGCAAAGAAGCTACCATTAGGGTTTCGATAGCTTCATTTATGTTGGGACCAAAGGAGGAAGCTGTGGAAGCACCGGAAGAGTTGGTAGACAGCGAACATCCTCGCCTGTATCTTCCTTTCCATTACGAACATTACAGAAAACTCAGACTTTCCACCAAATTGAGAGCCGGGGAAGCCCTTCAACTTCTACGACCATCACCGCATAATAATACTAATTAA